The genomic window ATCCATGACCCGGCGCTGTTAGGATGCGTATTGGGCCGCAGAGTATACCAGTCGAGACGCCATACCGATGATCCGATGCCTCCTTGCCATCTGTGTGATGTTGCCGAGCGCCATCGTGCTGGGCCAGAGCGATGAGCTGGCATCACGCGAGGCTCGCCTCGAGACCCTGCGCGAGCAGATCGGTGAGCTGCAGTCACGCATCGCGCAGGACCGGGAACGCGCCGGGGGGCTGGAGGCGGAACTGAGCGAGCTCGAGCAGCGGATCGGCCGCGAGCGTCAGGCGCTCAGTGCGCTCGATGAACAGATCCGCAAGCGCCACCAGCGGATCGCCGAGCTGGAGTCGGCCATTGCCACGCAGTCGCGGCGCAGCGAGGCGCTCCGCGAGCGGCTGGCGGAGAGCCTGCGGGCGACGCACCGCCAGGGCGACACGGCGGCCCTGCGGCTGGTCCTGAACGCCGACGACCCCGCCCGTCTGCAGCGGCTGCTGGTCTATCAACAGGTGCTGGCGGGCGCCCGCAGCGAGCAGGTCCGGGAAGCCGAGGCAGCGATCCGTCGGCTTGGCGATCGGCGCGCCGAGCGCGAGTCGGCGCTGGCAGCCCAGCGGGCCGACCGCGACAGGCGCCAGACCCGGTTGGGTGAACTCCAGGCCGATCTGGCCGAACGCGATGCCCTGCTGGATGAGATCCGCGGCCGGATCCGTGATCGCGACGCCCGGCTCGCTGCCCGCCGGGAAGAGGCGGCGACGCTGAACGGGTTGATCGAGGATCTG from Spiribacter curvatus includes these protein-coding regions:
- a CDS encoding murein hydrolase activator EnvC family protein — encoded protein: MIRCLLAICVMLPSAIVLGQSDELASREARLETLREQIGELQSRIAQDRERAGGLEAELSELEQRIGRERQALSALDEQIRKRHQRIAELESAIATQSRRSEALRERLAESLRATHRQGDTAALRLVLNADDPARLQRLLVYQQVLAGARSEQVREAEAAIRRLGDRRAERESALAAQRADRDRRQTRLGELQADLAERDALLDEIRGRIRDRDARLAARREEAATLNGLIEDLRERLASTGPAPTQGAEMATGALAWPHQGPLLARYGSERAGDLDWTGLLIGGESGDPVRPVAPGQVVFADWLRGLGLLLIIDHGEGYLSLYGRNEALYVDVGDRVTASDVIATVGRSGGRAEPALYFELRAEGRPVDPLVWLRSRDNQG